From the Thermoproteota archaeon genome, the window TTCACATCATCTTGGATATCATCTTCGATTTCATCGCTTACTTCATCTTCTAGTTCAGATAAAATTTCAGCAGTTAGTTCTGACTCTATTTCGCGTATTTCATCTTCAGTGAAATCAGCCAATTCCTCATCAGTTAAGATTTCATCAAGGTTTACCTCAATATCATCAATAATTTCATCGGTTGTTTCTTCAGTGAGTTCGGATGAAACAATGTCAGCCTGTACATCAGCTTCTACATCACTGAATTCGCTAATTGGAATTATAGTGTCAACACTTAGTGTTCCATCAAAATCAAGAATCCATGAACCAGAAATTGATGTTCTGCCATGTGTTGCATGAATATCCATTATTTCACCAGATGCAATTGGGAATACACCGTTAGTATCAGCCTGCATTCTAAATGTACCATGTTTTCCATTGGTATCTACGGCATTAACAGTAACTTGCATAGCATTTCTGTCAAATAATACTCGTGCTCTTCCAAATGATGCATCCCATACGTTAATCACATCTCCAGTTGCAGGATCAATTATGGTAAAGTCACCACCAATCACTTTGAGTTTTGCATTTACATCACCAGCATTAGCCAGTTCCAATATCAAAGTGCCAATTACATCTTTAATCACACTGGAATCGGTTTGCTTAACAGCATCACCTCTAAATTCTAGTGAATAGTTTACGGTCTCTTCCTCAGGAATGTCAGGATTAATTCCATAGTAAGTGCCATCCTCTACCTGATCAACTAATCTAGGTGACTTGATTTGATCACGTATAGTATCTAATCGTTCATTTGCTTTATCAATAATTTTTTCTTTGTATTGAATCTTTAATTGTTGGAATTTATCATTGCCAGATTCTTTTATCTTTGCTTTAATCAAATCTGCTTTGTACTTTGCCTTGTCACGTAATTCATCAATCAAACGATCCTTCATTTCGTCGCTTAATCGGTCAGAATTTGCACGTAATGCTTCGATTGCTCTGTCGCGAACATCATCTGTAATTTTATCGCGAACATCATCTATGACATTTGCTTTAGCGGAAGCAGTAACTTCTGTTCGTGCCTTTTGAATCATTTTATCATGAATTTCATCAGAAATTCTTAGTTGTAGTTTCTCTCTAGCAACATCTTTTGCTTTATCGGATAATTTGTCTTTGATCTTATCTTGAACCCTATCAAGAACGTCCGACTTTACTTTATCTTTAATCTCTTGTTTTTTATCAATTAATTTTTCACGGATATCTTCTCTTTTATCTAAAACTTTAATGCGAATTTCATCACGTTTATCAGAAATATTATCTCTGACTTGATCTCTCTTTACTTCTAATCTATATCTAATTTCATCACGTTTATCAGAAATATTATCTCTGACTTGATCTCTCTTTACTTCTAATCTATATCTAATTTCATCACGTTTGGTCTCCAATCGTTCTTTAATTTCATCTCGTCTTTCGGAGGCAGTATCCCGTACTTCATCTCTTTTTTCATCTAATCTTTGTTTTGCTAGTTCTCTCTGTTCTTCTAATTTATCTCTGGCTTGTTGTTTTCTATCTTCTACTTTGTCTTGTGCTTCTTGTTTTCTTTGTTCTAGTTTTTCACGTGCTTCTTGTTTTCTTTGTTCTAGTTTTTCACGTGCTTCTTGTTTTCTATCATCAAGCTGATCACGGGCTTGCTCTTTACGTTCTTCTGCTTTTTCTCTTGCTTCCTGCATTCGTTGTTCTGCCTTTTCTTTTGCTTCAATTCGTTGCTGTTCCAGTCTGTCTTGGGCAACATCTTTCCTGTCATCATCTGATGATTGTGCAAATGCCTGAAAATCCAAGACTGCACTTGAGAATCCTAGCAGTAGTGTGAGAATTGCAAATCCTGCCAAAAGCGTGTTTTGAGCCATTTTACAGTAAAAAATTATTCATCTTTAAAAAGAATTGCTAAGGAATGATTAGTTTGAGTGATCAAACAGACAATTTTAATTTAGTTTTGACTGTTTTATTAGATTCACAAAATATTTGTGCATTGAGCCATCAACGGTTAGCTCTGGATGAAATGCAGTTCCTACGATATTACCTTGTTTTACTGCAATAATTTTTTCATTGTATTTTGAAAGAATCTCAACATTGCTTCCAACGTCAGATATTGAGGGTGCCCTGATAAACACACCGTTAAAATCAGAAATTCCGATTTCAGGCATGTCAATTTCTGCTTCAAATGATTCTCTTTGTCTCCCAAATGAGTTTCGTTCGACATGTACATCAAGTATGTCTAGTAATGGCTGATCAGTTTTGCCAATTACTCTATCCTTTGCATTTTTTGATAGCAGAATTAATCCAGCACATATTCCAAATACAGGCATTCCTGACTCAATTTTTTCTTTGATTTTTTTTAATGAACCATTAACTAAAGAAAGCTGTCCCATCATTGTGCTTTCTCCACCGGGAATTATCAATCCATCTAGATTTTCGATTTCATCGGGAGTTTTTACAAGAGTGACATTTCCAGTTTCGCCTAATTCATCTAATGCTTGTTTAGTAGAATTAATGTTCTCAGCTACATCTCCTTGAATTCCAAATACCCCTATGTTTAATCCACTCATGCTGAACTTCCACGATCCTGCATTCTTAACTCAAGTGTGTTAACGTCAAGACCCAACATTGATTGTCTTTCATCAATCATTTTTTGAGCTTCTTTTACCTTATCTGGTTCTTCCCAAAATGTTGTTGCAAGTACTACTGCTCTTGCACGTTCCTTTGCATCTTCTGCTTTGAAGATTCCAGAACCAACAAAGATTCCATCACATCCTAATGACATAAGATATGCAGCATCAGCAGGAGTTGCAATACCGCCTGCTGCAAAATTCACAACAGGTAGTCTACCAGTTTTTGCTGTTTGCTCTACAAGGTCATAAGAAACCTTAAACTCTCTGGCAATTCTGACTAGATCTTGATTATCACCTGATTCGTAAATTGATTTAATTGCACGTAACTCATCATTGACTTTTTTGATGTGTGTTACAGCTTCTGCGACGTTTCCTGTTCCAGGTTCTCCTTTTGTTCGAATCATTGCAGCTCCTTCTTCAACTCTTCGTAATGCTTCTGCAAGAGAACGAGCACCATTAACAAAAGGCGTAGTAAAATCCCATTTCCAGATATGATGGGTTTCATCTGCAGGTGTCAATACTTCTGATTCATCAATCATGTCAACATCAGTCTCTTGTAATACTCTAGCCTCATAGACATGACCAATCCTGCATTTTGCCATAACTGGGATTGTAACAGAATCCATAATATCTTGAATAACTCTAATGCTTGCAGTTCTTGCCACACCGCCTGCTTTGCGAACATCAGAAGGAAGTTTATCTAAAACCATAACAGAAACAGCTCCTGCTTCTTCGGCGATTTGAGCTTGCTCTACCGTGGTGACATCCATTACTACACCATTTTTTAGCATATGAGCAAAACCTCGTTTGAGGGTTGAAGTACCGCGTGTGATTGAAGTTGCATCAATGTTTTCAGTTACAATACCTTTTGCGTTTCTTAGATCACCTGAAAGTGGAATCATGGTAAAAGTCTCATCATATCCTATTTGTACCTATTCACTTTTTTGACATAATATCATACGTAGTAAGAAAAGGAATTAGCTAATTTTTGATATTACCTGTTCAAGTTCAGTTTCAACTAGGGTGATTATTGGGGGAACAAATTTGTTGGTGGCGTTTTGCTCTGGCCAATAAATTTGCTTTACTGCACCATTTAGGGTCACCTTAACTGAAAATCTATCATAATTATCTGCCTCATCACTTACAGGGAATGATTCTGATGGAATTTCCATGAAGCCAGTCTCTTTAATGATTGCAGATAATTTTTTGAGTGTTGCTTCATCAAGTTTGAAGTGCTTGTCGGGTTGTGGTTCCCCACCTTTAGTAATTGTGTATCGTACATCTCCGTTGTCTTTTATGATGAGAATCTCAGATGTTTGTGGAATTGTTCTCTCTGTGACACCAAATGAAACCTTTTTGATATTATGTTTGGTAAATTCAATTTCTATAATATCACTAGGAACTGATGCACTGTAAGGAATATCAGGTTTAGTGATTA encodes:
- the pdxT gene encoding pyridoxal 5'-phosphate synthase glutaminase subunit PdxT → MSGLNIGVFGIQGDVAENINSTKQALDELGETGNVTLVKTPDEIENLDGLIIPGGESTMMGQLSLVNGSLKKIKEKIESGMPVFGICAGLILLSKNAKDRVIGKTDQPLLDILDVHVERNSFGRQRESFEAEIDMPEIGISDFNGVFIRAPSISDVGSNVEILSKYNEKIIAVKQGNIVGTAFHPELTVDGSMHKYFVNLIKQSKLN
- a CDS encoding pyridoxal 5'-phosphate synthase lyase subunit PdxS translates to MIPLSGDLRNAKGIVTENIDATSITRGTSTLKRGFAHMLKNGVVMDVTTVEQAQIAEEAGAVSVMVLDKLPSDVRKAGGVARTASIRVIQDIMDSVTIPVMAKCRIGHVYEARVLQETDVDMIDESEVLTPADETHHIWKWDFTTPFVNGARSLAEALRRVEEGAAMIRTKGEPGTGNVAEAVTHIKKVNDELRAIKSIYESGDNQDLVRIAREFKVSYDLVEQTAKTGRLPVVNFAAGGIATPADAAYLMSLGCDGIFVGSGIFKAEDAKERARAVVLATTFWEEPDKVKEAQKMIDERQSMLGLDVNTLELRMQDRGSSA